Proteins from a genomic interval of Equus quagga isolate Etosha38 chromosome 13, UCLA_HA_Equagga_1.0, whole genome shotgun sequence:
- the NUDT19 gene encoding acyl-coenzyme A diphosphatase NUDT19 produces MSGPLRPSPSSWRRAASVVLAAGWTHPGPAAWSPAEGFRLLLLQRSPRQGFMPGAHVFPGGVLDAADRSADWLRLFEPHHAPPRFGLGPAPPPPSAFPGLPAAGAADGDASGAALPDDVAFRICAIREAFEEAGVLLLRPRGSRPSAPEPGRALAPPPGGASSGAPREPPAGRGPGVGPAACRPPPGPGAAPSALPASGARGLVCRSPAGPLPQPRAARLPASASRAQGTLMIIVHLQLDFRCRSNDLRSCIVCGTVRKSSLCLPQWSSPSEATESFISEEIWLAPPQFYEIRRLQNFASLSDLHKFCLDRATEGPERWLPITCLTADGRLQLLPGDELYLEDSYFLENPLSTEKKTEEVMKEGKKFHRIVIHSPHVYSIHVTVQSKCKHVYPKNYVVSKSRL; encoded by the exons atgaGCGGCCCCCTGCGGCCGAGCCCGAGCAGCTGGCGCCGGGCGGCCTCCGTCGTGCTGGCGGCGGGCTGGACGCACCCGGGGCCCGCCGCCTGGTCGCCCGCCGAGGGCTtccggctgctgctgctgcagcgcTCCCCGAGGCAAGGCTTCATGCCCGGGGCGCACGTCTTCCCGGGCGGCGTGCTGGACGCGGCGGACCGCTCGGCCGACTGGCTGCGCCTCTTCGAGCCGCACCACGCGCCGCCGCGCTTCGGCCTGGgcccggcgccgccgccgccctccgCCTTCCCGGGGCTGCCCGCCGCCGGCGCCGCGGACGGGGACGCGAGCGGCGCGGCGCTGCCCGATGACGTGGCCTTCCGCATCTGCGCCATCCGCGAGGCCTTCGAGGAGGCCGGCGTgctgctgctgcggcccaggggcTCGCGGCCGTCGGCGCCCGAGCCGGGCCGCGCCCTCGCGCCGCCGCCGG GTGGGGCGTCGAGCGGGGCGCCGCGGGAGCCTCCAGCCGGCCGGGGACCGGGCGTCGGGCCCGCAGCCTGCAGGCCGCCGCCAGGACCCGGGGCCGCGCCCTCTGCTCTCCCGGCCTCAGGGGCCCGGGGCCTCGTCTGTCGGTCCCCCGCGGGGCCGCTGCCCCAGCCGAGGGCCGCCCGGCTCCCCGCCAGCGCTTCACGAGCT caaggcacGTTAATGATAATTGTACATCTTCAGTTAGATTTTAGGTGCCGATCTAATGATCTCAGATCTTGCATTGTCTGTGGAACAGTTAGGAAATCCTCCCTTTGTCTTCCGCAGTGGTCATCTCCGTCAGAGGCAACTGAAAGTTTCATATCAGAAGAGATTTGGTTGGCACCCCCACAGTTCTACGAAATAAGAAGACTCCAGAactttgcctctctctctgacTTGCACAAATTTTGTTTGGATCGTGCAACAGAAGGGCCGGAAAGGTGGCTGCCGATCACGTGCTTAACTGCTGATGGGAGGCTCCAGCTTCTACCCG gagaTGAACTGTACTTAGAAGATTCATACTTTTTAGAAAATCCTTTGTCCActgaaaaaaagactgaagaagttATGAAGGAAGGCAAGAAATTTCACCGAATAGTAATACACAGTCCTCATGTTTACAGTATCCACGTGACTGTTCAGTCAAAGTGTAAACACGTCTATCCTAAGAACTATGTAGTAAGTAAGAGCCGTTTGTAG